A part of Candidatus Zixiibacteriota bacterium genomic DNA contains:
- a CDS encoding archaemetzincin family Zn-dependent metalloprotease, protein MTPRLIKIVPLNITDKELMSGLAAEITRIFPFRCRVGAPEKLPVELLDENRGQYHATRILKHLATSDQTSFRLLGVTTLDVFTPILRYVFGEAMLNGRAALISTYRLLSPPPGPGDDFPLNRRVFVSRVLKEGIHELGHTFGLTHCDDPTCVMAASLDTTNIDAKSAQLCYYCKIMLKDELEKN, encoded by the coding sequence ATGACTCCCCGCCTTATTAAAATTGTACCCCTGAATATCACGGACAAGGAACTCATGTCTGGCTTAGCCGCGGAAATCACACGAATATTCCCATTCCGGTGCCGGGTTGGTGCCCCCGAGAAACTGCCGGTGGAACTTTTAGACGAAAATAGAGGGCAATATCATGCCACCCGGATTCTCAAGCACTTGGCTACTTCCGATCAGACTTCCTTCCGGCTTCTGGGAGTTACAACCTTAGACGTCTTCACACCGATCTTGCGTTACGTATTCGGCGAGGCGATGCTTAACGGGCGGGCGGCATTGATATCGACGTACCGACTTCTCAGCCCGCCACCCGGTCCCGGAGACGATTTCCCCCTCAATCGTCGCGTCTTTGTCAGCCGCGTTCTCAAGGAAGGCATTCATGAGTTAGGCCATACTTTTGGCCTTACCCACTGTGATGACCCCACTTGCGTAATGGCCGCCTCGCTCGACACGACGAACATTGACGCAAAGTCCGCGCAACTGTGCTATTACTGCAAGATTATGCTAAAAGACGAGTTAGAGAAGAATTAA
- a CDS encoding anti-sigma regulatory factor, which translates to MVSHNDFSHAFVIKGRNFSKAGSVSIDIKEILREIGIDSAIIRRAAIAAYEAEMNVVMYADKGEMVLRLNPEAIRITLDDKGPGIEDIEMAMQEGYSTATDEIREMGFGAGMGLPNIKKNADVFELESAVGKGTSYNIIIYLNSTGKA; encoded by the coding sequence ATGGTTTCTCATAACGATTTTTCACATGCTTTTGTAATCAAGGGAAGGAATTTTAGCAAGGCTGGCTCCGTGTCAATCGACATCAAGGAAATCCTCCGGGAGATTGGTATCGATTCAGCCATCATCCGGCGTGCGGCCATCGCCGCATACGAGGCCGAGATGAACGTTGTGATGTACGCCGATAAAGGCGAGATGGTTTTAAGGCTGAATCCCGAGGCAATCCGGATCACGTTAGATGACAAAGGACCGGGTATCGAGGATATCGAGATGGCTATGCAGGAAGGTTACTCAACCGCCACCGATGAGATACGGGAGATGGGATTCGGTGCCGGCATGGGTCTGCCTAACATAAAGAAGAACGCAGATGTGTTCGAGTTGGAGTCCGCGGTCGGGAAGGGCACCTCGTACAATATCATCATCTACCTGAATTCGACGGGGAAAGCATGA